The Puntigrus tetrazona isolate hp1 chromosome 9, ASM1883169v1, whole genome shotgun sequence genome includes the window ACAACATGGGAGATGGAGGCGGGGTGACGACGATTGCCCGAGGAGTTCCCCTGTGTTTCCGAGACAAATCATCTTAGTTCACTTATAAACCCTAATGTGGGCAGTCCATTAAAAGGCGCCATCGGCGGACGTGCGCCACCTGGAAAGCGTCCtttctattaaaaacacagaGGGCGCTGTAACCCTGCCTATTCTGAACAGTGTAGccattacataaaaatacaatatgttCAGCAGATTTGTTTAGAGCATCATAAAAGTGTTTGTCtctttatattacaaaaaaacattccaaacaATGTTAATATCACTACTTTATGAATCAAAATCACCACTTTATGAATCAAAATCACTACTTTATGTATCAAAATCACTACTTTATGTATCAAAATCACTACTTTATGAATCAGAATCACTACTTTATGTATCAAAATCACTACTTTATGAATCAGAATCACtactttatgaataaaaatcactACTTTATGTATCAAAATCACTACTTTATGAATCAGAATCACTACTTTATGAATCAGAATCACTACTTTATGTATCAAAATCACTACTTTATGAATCAAAATCACTACTTTATGAATCAAAATCACtactttatgaataaaaatcactACTTTATGTATCAAAATCACTACTTTATGAATCAGAATCACTACTTTATGAATCAGAATCACTACTTTATGTATCAAAATCACTACTTTATGTATCAAAATCACtactttatgaataaaaatcactACTTTATGAATCAGAATCACTACTTTATGTTGTCACTCAGTATGGTTTGGAACATAAGGTACATTATCTAatgttgtgtatgtttgtagaCTGATCAACTTTAATTTGGTTTAGTTAAAAGTCAAACACGTAGTTTCTACAAAAGCATACGCAcgtgaaaaaagtgtttttgtatacatgtacattttattcaatacaaTCCATTCCACACATCCATACTTTAAAATCAAGGCTCAGTCTACACCACAAAGTTAATCCCAGAAGTtctaaaagtgaaataaactttCATGTCAAACATCCTCACAAATATTGATGATAATTTTCTACCTTCAGAAAAACACATCACAACagtggaaaaaaggaaaaaaactatatataaactatattactATGCAATATGGacaaaaacatccaaatatgtaattaaaattacaaaattacaaaaggaACTGAACTAAGATTTGATGTACCAGGAATACTTCAACTAGTCCCTCTTTTTGGTTGATATTTAAGTTACTATATTGCACAAATATAGCTTTGCATCCCAAATGTCAAGTGAGGACAAAATGAGTTCATGTTGCTATCAAAGTCACTGACTATAAAGAACCCTATgagtctttatttaaaaaaaaagaaataaaaaaaaaagaaatggatcaaataattttattcaataataatgcaaaatgtgaGAGTTGACCACAAGATGTCAGTATCAGGAAAGAAGATTTTAAACACCTGCTGAATGTGAAAATTAACCACATCTTAAAAGTGTATGATACATTAAGctaatttattatgaaatgcaGCTATTAATATTAGTGTATGGATGTGAATGACTTCTGAATGTGAATTCCTGAAATTAGACTGAAGCAGCATAAGGGATGAGATCTGTAATTGAACTGAaggaattacaaaaaaaaatggaatatgTTGAGAACTTATTGTCCTTTCTgtaatttcaaattcaaaactcAACATTCTGTGGAGCCAGTTGAATTCAAATTCTAGCTGAAGggttttctttttgtcattttagcaCCTGTGAGACATTTCCGAAGTGTTAAACTAAAGCCATTTATGAAACAATGATGGAAGCACTGGTGGCTTTAAAAGagcagttcaccaaaaaaatttaaattctgtctttatttactgACCTTCATATCATTAAAAACCCATGTTACTGTTTGTCATTTCTATGTTTGGTACCTTTCTCAAACGGTCTCCATAGTCCTCATTCACTTTCCCTGTAAGAAAAAGCAGCTAGGACAGCTAGGAGCAGCTAGGACATTCTCTGTAAATATCTCCATCTGTTTAATGGAAAACcagctttaaaggaacactccactttttttggaaataggctgaTTCTCCAATCtgcgggtctggcgatagcgcTTAGCTTAGCATAAATCACCGAATCCAACCgcttttcattttccgccaCTCTCAGTAACCAATACAACCACAGAAGagtttaagttttaaataggaaaaattaTGAAACTATCTGGGAATTTTTGAATGTGATGCGACTGGTCTAATTGtatttaatgatctatgctaagctatgctaaaagcgcTACGGCTAGACCTGGAGATCAGCTAAGTGGATTCAAAAATAGTAAAACTCATAGCTTATTAACTCCAGGGGAGGTGGAGAATGAccccatttatttaaaaaaaaggattgttcctttaaatgatgacagaattttccttttggggtgaactatttctttgaCATTACACTGATGCAGCTGTAGAACAATGTTCAATCATGACCCAAGCCGTTTGCTTGTGTAGCATCCTCTGGTCTGAACTTTTTCAGCTGTTCCATGAAACCTGGATTCGGACACGAGGCGGGTCGAGCTGACTTCACCAGCGCAAACGTGTCTCCAAAAGGCAGATTTTCCTTCAGCATCAGATACCCAATGACGACCGAAACAGAACGCGAAACTCCAGAATTGCAGTGGACAAGTACAATTCCCTTCTGGAGAGAGAAACCAATTGTTCAGTCAAACAGCAAGAAAACAAATTGTTTCCAGAAGCTACCGGAATCCCTCAATGGAGGCATTTAATTTCACATCATTACATACTCCATTATAAACCGTGTAATTAATCCTATGCTAATTGCAAGGAATTACAAAATTGCAAGTTACGGGTGAGAGAACCACTTTTTCCGCCGAGTTGAGAAGAACATTATTTCATTACCTGAGCTGTTGTTTCCCTTTGCATCACAGACGACATAATAAATTAGGCGACGGGAGGCCCTACGCTCGTTTTACAAAGGAATGGAAACTTATTTCCAGCAGCCATTGTAATCATAAACCTTAGTGAATTTGAATCATGAGGCAGTGTCAGGTTAAGGGTGACCGGCGACACTATTTAGTAAAGAGGTTGTATGACAAACAATGGCCCGTTAGTGATATGATCTTTCTACAACTCGCTAAATAATGCATTGCGAAAACTCAGCATCCATTATTCAGCACGCCGCACGGTTACCTAGAATAGCGGAGTTAGCCATTGGATGACCGTGCCGTATCACATAGGCCAGGCGCTAAAGCCCAACACTCAGGTAATTACACTGAGcgaatgaaatatttcttttataaagcCGCCAGACCTCCATTCGCTGGTATTACATTACGCAAAATGCAGCATTTCTGCAAAAACATTCTTGGAATCTTAAAAGACGTGATCACGAAACAAAAGGCAAACGTTACCTCAGCTTTAGCCTGGTCTATAAACTGTGCGCACTCCTCGATGTGAGATATGATATCAGTGTCAGGTAGATCCAGTATGCTCAGTGTTTTATAGATGAACAGGTCAGGAAAGGCATTTTCCACGCCgtatgcaacatttaaaatatgtgtgaCCTGAAATCAATGGAAACATATTATAAGTCTTAAAGttgtttaatgataaaatacGTAAAGACGTAATCATAAACTCACATTACCTTGTATTTCCTCAAAGTACCAAAGTCATGAGCGGCGTCTTGTGACCctttgaaataaacataattaaaaattaattcttatTAGAGCAGAACaacacagaacagaacagaatatgACTTATTGTcagaatatattatttattgtcctATTTTGGAAAATAGACTCTAATAGCATAGCCAGCAATCAGATACTCGGATACAGATGCAGTAGTCATTGAAAATGCCATTAAAGTATGGATGTatatagaataatatataatagcatattaaataatgtttttttacttttttatttagactcaatattatatattcattgtGTTTAAtctataattacatatttatttgtctatatatatatatatatatatatatatatatatatatatatatatatatatatacacacacacacacacacacacatatttataatacatttataaaaacttttgtctatatatatatatatatatatatatatatatatatatatatataacattt containing:
- the dusp19a gene encoding dual specificity protein phosphatase 19a produces the protein MQSLAQEIKSFSKSNLRKQCTRVTSLSGRRIIETWKGSTVQVVEETVQPETPCGYVQDHNWDLQVGYIKPYLLLGSQDAAHDFGTLRKYKVTHILNVAYGVENAFPDLFIYKTLSILDLPDTDIISHIEECAQFIDQAKAEKGIVLVHCNSGVSRSVSVVIGYLMLKENLPFGDTFALVKSARPASCPNPGFMEQLKKFRPEDATQANGLGHD